From Dendropsophus ebraccatus isolate aDenEbr1 chromosome 2, aDenEbr1.pat, whole genome shotgun sequence, a single genomic window includes:
- the TMUB1 gene encoding transmembrane and ubiquitin-like domain-containing protein 1 isoform X2: protein MALIEGVGDEVTLLCASLLLLSVVVLAWISTHTAERGSASQTHEANSAPAGHGSDQDLRPPESGVDHLSSHIPPAPDESHPAASENNGNSSISPDTSPIAGGPSPRSDPDSNRECPTVRHRGPQTHGAPVRSADTITLRLKFLNETERVVNVRLTDSVLNIKRSQFPGQESRVRLIYQGQLLRDDGQTVGGLQLSDGCVLHCHLSQHASAAAAGGGEPALEAVNIGSLLLPLLLLLLGGGWCCHFQYPQLFTNTATACLAAMTLFVLVLVFSAYRR, encoded by the exons ATGGCCCTGATAGAAGGTGTCGGGGATGAGGTGACCCTACTCTGTGCTTCTCTACTCCTGCTGTCCGTCGTTGTCTTGGCCTGGATTTCTACCCACACTGCAGAGAGGGGATCCGCTTCTCAGACCCATGAAGCAAacagcgcccctgctggacatggATCCGATCAGGACCTGAGACCACCTGAGTCTGGCGTGGACCACCTCTCCAGCCATATTCCTCCTGCACCTGATGAGTCCCATCCTGCTGCCTCAGAGAATAATGGGAACTCCTCCATCAGCCCTGACACCTCACCTATAGCAGGAGGACCCTCACCCAGGAGTGACCCCGACTCTAATAGAGAGTGTCCCACTGTCCGGCACAGAGGACCCCAGACCCATGGCGCCCCTGTACGGAGCGCAGATACAATAACATTAAGATTAAAGTTCCTGAATGAGACAGAGCGTGTGGTAAATGTCCGGCTGACTGACTCTGTGCTGAACATCAAGAG GAGTCAGTTTCCGGGCCAGGAGTCGCGCGTCCGTCTCATCTATCAGGGACAGCTGCTGCGGGATGATGGGCAGACGGTGGGCGGGCTGCAGCTGAGTGACGGCTGTGTGCTGCACTGTCACCTGTCCCAGCATGCCTCAGCTGCtgccgccgggggaggggagcCGGCCCTGGAGGCGGTGAACATTGGCAGCCTTCTGCTGCCGCTCCTCCTGCTTCTCCTGGGCGGTGGGTGGTGCTGCCACTTCCAGTACCCGCAGCTCTTCACCAACACCGCCACTGCCTGCCTGGCCGCCATGACTCTCTTTGTCTTAGTTCTTGTGTTTTCCGCCTACCGGAGGTAG
- the TMUB1 gene encoding transmembrane and ubiquitin-like domain-containing protein 1 isoform X1: MSETPMALIEGVGDEVTLLCASLLLLSVVVLAWISTHTAERGSASQTHEANSAPAGHGSDQDLRPPESGVDHLSSHIPPAPDESHPAASENNGNSSISPDTSPIAGGPSPRSDPDSNRECPTVRHRGPQTHGAPVRSADTITLRLKFLNETERVVNVRLTDSVLNIKRSQFPGQESRVRLIYQGQLLRDDGQTVGGLQLSDGCVLHCHLSQHASAAAAGGGEPALEAVNIGSLLLPLLLLLLGGGWCCHFQYPQLFTNTATACLAAMTLFVLVLVFSAYRR; the protein is encoded by the exons atgag TGAGACCCCCATGGCCCTGATAGAAGGTGTCGGGGATGAGGTGACCCTACTCTGTGCTTCTCTACTCCTGCTGTCCGTCGTTGTCTTGGCCTGGATTTCTACCCACACTGCAGAGAGGGGATCCGCTTCTCAGACCCATGAAGCAAacagcgcccctgctggacatggATCCGATCAGGACCTGAGACCACCTGAGTCTGGCGTGGACCACCTCTCCAGCCATATTCCTCCTGCACCTGATGAGTCCCATCCTGCTGCCTCAGAGAATAATGGGAACTCCTCCATCAGCCCTGACACCTCACCTATAGCAGGAGGACCCTCACCCAGGAGTGACCCCGACTCTAATAGAGAGTGTCCCACTGTCCGGCACAGAGGACCCCAGACCCATGGCGCCCCTGTACGGAGCGCAGATACAATAACATTAAGATTAAAGTTCCTGAATGAGACAGAGCGTGTGGTAAATGTCCGGCTGACTGACTCTGTGCTGAACATCAAGAG GAGTCAGTTTCCGGGCCAGGAGTCGCGCGTCCGTCTCATCTATCAGGGACAGCTGCTGCGGGATGATGGGCAGACGGTGGGCGGGCTGCAGCTGAGTGACGGCTGTGTGCTGCACTGTCACCTGTCCCAGCATGCCTCAGCTGCtgccgccgggggaggggagcCGGCCCTGGAGGCGGTGAACATTGGCAGCCTTCTGCTGCCGCTCCTCCTGCTTCTCCTGGGCGGTGGGTGGTGCTGCCACTTCCAGTACCCGCAGCTCTTCACCAACACCGCCACTGCCTGCCTGGCCGCCATGACTCTCTTTGTCTTAGTTCTTGTGTTTTCCGCCTACCGGAGGTAG